A single Primulina eburnea isolate SZY01 chromosome 11, ASM2296580v1, whole genome shotgun sequence DNA region contains:
- the LOC140804998 gene encoding probable apyrase 7, whose translation MPVAGPLVSFVIMVFSKFAELFSPVATHPSAPKASNIPYKQTGLPHIHGSMQGPTFPGLEKKINLRPSSSLQDLPTYSRLDLEGGGVIPGSEQSFFFGKDNFGSSFLKEKASPGITYGQKKWVRVICVLLFLFLCACLAFALQSLYSTWFSGQSKFYVVLDCGSTGTRVYVYQASVHHKKDGNLPIFLKSLPEGLQRTQSGRAYDRMETEPGFDTLVHNISGLRNAIKPLIQWAEKQIPKNSHKTTSLFLYATAGVRRLPNSESEWLLGNAWSILESSPFLCKKEWVKIITGMEEAYYGWIALNYHTGALGSIPKETYGALDLGGSSLQVTFEGEQVNHDDTSLKLSIGSVNHHLRAYSLAGYGLNDAFDKSVAHRLKQLPQITNEDLAGGNLEIKHPCLQTGYKEPYSCSRCASIHQNGSPPISGKKLSKGGKAGVPVQLVGAPNWEECSALAKVAVNLSEWSDHSPGIDCELQPCALASNLPRPIGQFYAMSGFYVVYRFFNLKTNSALDNVLEKGREFCEKSWDLARNSVVPQPFIEQYCFRAPYVVLLLREGLHITNSNVIIDSGSITWTLGVALYEAGKAFPVGGKILSYGLLRMKMNPYIFSAILFASLFILLCALACVGSWWPKFFRRSYLPLFRHNSVPSMSVLNIPSPFKFQRWSPINTGDGRFKTSLSPTAASTQERPFDNGLGFGRATMQFPEPSLFSSSSSVAHTYSSGSLGQMQFDNNNLNSYRTSHRSQMHLQSRRSQSREDLNSSTVEAHVPKI comes from the exons ATTTGCAGAATTATTTTCCCCAGTAGCAACTCATCCTTCAGCCCCAAAAGCGTCTAATATTCCATATAAACAAACTGGATTACCGCATATTCATGGTTCTATGCAAGGTCCGACTTTTCCCGGCCTAGAAAAAAAGATCAACTTGAGACCATCTTCTTCGCTTCAAGATTTGCCTACTTATAGCCGACTTGATCTCGAAGGTGGTGGTGTTATCCCCGGGTCAGAACAAAGTTTTTTCTTTGGAAAAGATAATTTTGGATCAAGTTTTCTTAAAGAAAAGGCATCACCTGGAATTACATATGGACAGAAAAAGTGGGTGCGAGTTATCTGTGTTCTCTTGTTTTTATTTCTGTGTGCATGTCTTGCATTTGCCCTGCAATCTCTGTACTCAACTTGGTTTAGTGGGCAATCCAAATTTTATGTTGTTCTTGATTGTGGTAGCACTGGAACCCGTGTTTATGTATATCAAGCATCTGTTCATCACAAAAAAGATGGCAATCttcctatttttttaaaatcattgcCTGAAGGGCTACAGAGGACCCAGAGTGGGCGAGCTTACGACAGAATGGAAACAGAGCCAGGATTTGACACATTAGTACATAATATCTCTGGGTTGCGCAATGCGATCAAACCTCTTATCCAATGGGCTGAGAAGCAAATTCCTAAAAATTCACATAAAACTACTTCTCTCTTTCTTTATGCCACAGCAGGAGTTCGCAGGCTGCCAAATTCAGAATCTGAATGGCTCCTTGGTAATGCTTGGTCGATTCTGGAGAGTTCACCTTTTTTGTGCAAAAAGGAGTGGGTTAAAATTATCACCGGCATGGAGGAAGCTTATTATGGATGGATTGCTTTAAATTATCACACTGGTGCCTTAGGATCTATTCCTAAGGAAACATACGGTGCACTTGACTTGGGTGGCTCATCGTTGCAGGTTACATTTGAAGGCGAGCAGGTTAACCATGATGATACGAGCCTAAAATTGAGCATTGGCTCTGTTAATCATCATCTTAGAGCATACTCTCTTGCCGGATATGGGCTCAATGATGCATTTGACAAATCTGTTGCTCATCGTCTCAAGCAACTTCCGCAGATCACTAATGAAGATTTGGCTGGTGGAAATCTTGAAATTAAGCATCCATGTTTACAGACTGGTTACAAAGAGCCATACTCATGTTCACGTTGCGCATCTATTCACCAAAATGGAAGTCCTCCAATCAGTGGTAAAAAACTGAGTAAAGGAGGAAAGGCTGGAGTTCCAGTTCAGCTAGTTGGAGCTCCAAACTGGGAGGAATGTAGTGCACTGGCTAAAGTTGCCGTTAATTTGTCTGAATGGTCAGATCATAGTCCAGGAATTGATTGTGAGCTGCAACCATGTGCACTTGCCAGTAATCTGCCTCGTCCCATTGGTCAGTTCTACGCCATGTCCGGATTTTATGTGGTTTACCGATTTTTTAACTTGAAGACCAATTCTGCTCTCGACAATGTACTGGAGAAGGGCCGtgaattttgtgaaaaatcttGGGATTTGGCTAGAAACAGTGTTGTTCCTCAGCCTTTTATTGAACAATATTGCTTCAGGGCACCTTATGTCGTTCTCCTTCTGCGAGAAGGATTGCACATTACAAATAGCAATGTAATTATCGATTCTGGAAGTATTACTTGGACACTTGGGGTGGCTTTATATGAAGCTGGAAAGGCATTTCCAGTTGGGGGAAAGATTCTTAGTTATGGATTGTTGCGAATGAAGATGAATCCATATATTTTTTCTGCCATTTTGTTTGCTTCCCTGTTCATCCTGCTATGTGCACTTGCTTGTGTGGGCAGTTGGTGGCCCAAATTTTTTCGAAGGTCATATCTCCCACTTTTCAGGCATAATAGTGTACCATCCATGTCGGTTCTCAATATTCCTTCTCCTTTCAAGTTTCAGCGCTGGAGTCCTATCAATACAG GAGATGGAAGGTTCAAGACATCCCTAAGTCCAACAGCTGCAAGTACACAAGAAAGACCATTCGATAATGGACTTGGTTTTGGTCGTGCAACCATGCAGTTCCCCGAACCGTCCTTGTTTTCTTCATCTAGTAGTGTGGCACATACTTATTCGTCAGGCAGCTTAGGACAGATGCAATTTGACAACAATAACCTCAATTCGTACCGTACTTCCCACAGAAGTCAAATGCATCTCCAGAGTAGAAGATCTCAATCTCGAGAAGATCTTAATTCTTCAACTGTTGAAGCACACGTACCGAAGATCTAA